A genomic stretch from Budorcas taxicolor isolate Tak-1 chromosome 15, Takin1.1, whole genome shotgun sequence includes:
- the LOC128059856 gene encoding olfactory receptor 52N4-like, giving the protein MIMLNQTDVTPACFILNGVPGLEDMHMWVSFPFCSMYVVAMVGNCGLLYLIHYEDSLHRPMYYFLAMLSLTDLVMCSSTTPKALCIFWFQLKEISFEECLVQMFFIHTFTGMESGVLMLMALDHYVAICYPLRYSTILTNPVIAKVGVATLLRAVFLIIPLVFFTKQLPYCRGNIIHHTYCDQLSVAKLSCGNIKINVIYGLMAAFLIGGFDILCITISYTMILRAVVSLSSAEARRKAFSTCTAHICAIVFSYSPAFFCFFFNRFGSHTIPSSCHIIVANIYLLLPPTMNPIVYGVKTKQIRDCVLRILSGSKNTKSYITYLSGKR; this is encoded by the coding sequence tttccttcccattctgCTCCATGTATGTTGTAGCTATGGTAGGGAACTGTGGACTCCTCTACCTCATTCACTATGAGGACTCACTACACAGACCCATGTATTACTTCTTGGCCATGCTTTCCCTAACTGACCTTGTCATGTGCTCTAGTACCACCCCTAAAGCTCTTTGCATCTTCTGGTTTCAACTCAAGGAAATCAGCTTTGAAGAATGTTTGGTCCAGATGTTCTTTATTCACACCTTcacagggatggaatctggggtGCTCATGCTTATGGCCCTGGACCACTATGTGGCCATCTGCTACCCTCTGCGCTATTCAACTATCCTCACCAATCCTGTCATTGCAAAGGTTGGGGTTGCCACTTTGCTGAGAGCAGTATTTCTCATCATTCCCTTGGTTTTCTTCACCAAGCAACTACCCTACTGCAGAGGCAACATAATACACCATACCTACTGTGACCAGCTATCTGTAGCCAAGCTATCTTGTGGAAATATCAAGATCAATGTTATCTATGGTCTGATGGCTGCCTTCCTAATTGGAGGCTTTGACatcctgtgcatcaccatctcttACACCATGATCCTCCGGGCAGTGGTCAGCCTCTCCTCAGCGGAAGCTCGGAGGAAGGCGTTCAGCACCTGCACTGCCCACATCTGTGCTATAGTTTTCTCCTACAGCCCAgccttcttctgtttcttttttaatcgcTTTGGGAGCCATACAATTCCTTCATCTTGTCACATCATTGTGGCCAATATTTACCTGCTCCTACCTCCCACTATGAACCCTATTGTCTATGGGGTAAAAACCAAGCAGATACGAGATTGTGTCCTAAGGATCCTTTCAGGCTCTAAGAATACAAAATCTTATATCACATATCTTTCAGGGAAGAGATGA